A part of Pectinatus sottacetonis genomic DNA contains:
- a CDS encoding recombinase family protein — translation MNKSITVIPARRRVGNTVNKEVKPKLRVAAYCRVSTDSDEQATSYDTQVEHYSNFIQKNEEWEFAGIFADDGISGTNTKKREEFNRMISECMEGHIDMIITKSISRFARNTLDCLRYIRQLKEKNIPVFFEKENINTMDSKGEVLLTIMASLAQQESESLSKNVKMGMQFRFQKGEVQVNHNRFMGYTKDEDGHLIIEPAEAEIVKRIYREYLQGASLKQIGDGLMEDGILTGARKPKWRPESVKKILRNEKYIGDALLQKTYTVDVLTKKRVKNNGIVPQYYVENSHEPIIPRDLYMQVQEEMLRRSNLHSGANRKKRVYSSKYALSSIVYCSKCGEIYRRVAWNNHGKRSTVWRCVNRVEHGPDCCDAPTVKEEELQSVVVKAINMALGGKEDMLADLEENIAMVLALEDETSIESLDAKLEDLQQELLKRANARQDYEYLADEIDHLRERKQKVMADNAERDGTKQRIAEMQQFLAGQTEQIEEYDENLVRRMVEKITVYEEKFTIEFKSGMSVDVGR, via the coding sequence TTGAATAAGAGTATCACAGTTATCCCGGCACGAAGACGTGTGGGAAACACAGTAAATAAAGAAGTAAAGCCGAAGCTCAGAGTCGCAGCGTACTGCCGTGTCAGTACCGACAGCGATGAGCAGGCTACCAGTTATGATACACAGGTGGAACATTACTCTAATTTTATACAGAAAAATGAGGAATGGGAATTTGCCGGAATATTCGCAGATGATGGTATCTCAGGCACCAATACCAAAAAGCGTGAGGAGTTTAACCGCATGATTTCCGAGTGTATGGAAGGCCATATTGATATGATTATTACCAAGTCCATCAGCCGATTTGCCCGTAATACCTTGGACTGCCTTCGCTACATAAGACAGCTGAAGGAAAAGAACATCCCCGTGTTTTTTGAAAAGGAAAACATCAATACAATGGATTCCAAGGGCGAGGTTCTGCTGACCATCATGGCCAGCCTTGCACAGCAGGAATCGGAATCCTTAAGCAAAAATGTAAAGATGGGGATGCAGTTTCGATTTCAGAAGGGAGAGGTGCAGGTCAACCATAATCGCTTTATGGGATATACAAAAGACGAAGATGGACACCTCATCATTGAGCCTGCCGAGGCAGAAATCGTCAAACGAATCTACCGAGAATACCTGCAGGGTGCAAGCCTAAAGCAAATCGGAGACGGCTTGATGGAGGATGGTATTTTAACGGGTGCCAGAAAACCAAAGTGGCGTCCTGAATCAGTGAAGAAAATACTTCGAAATGAAAAGTACATTGGTGATGCCCTTTTGCAAAAGACTTATACCGTGGATGTACTAACAAAAAAGCGAGTGAAAAATAACGGCATCGTTCCGCAGTATTATGTAGAAAACAGTCATGAACCGATTATCCCCCGCGACCTTTATATGCAGGTGCAAGAAGAAATGCTCAGAAGGTCCAATCTTCATAGCGGTGCGAACCGAAAGAAACGAGTCTACAGCAGCAAATATGCACTTTCCAGTATTGTCTATTGCTCGAAATGCGGGGAGATTTACCGCAGGGTTGCTTGGAACAATCATGGAAAACGCTCTACGGTATGGCGATGCGTAAACCGAGTGGAGCATGGTCCCGACTGCTGTGATGCACCAACTGTGAAGGAAGAAGAATTACAGAGCGTTGTGGTAAAGGCAATTAATATGGCACTCGGTGGCAAGGAGGATATGCTTGCCGACTTAGAAGAAAATATAGCGATGGTGCTTGCTTTGGAAGATGAGACTTCAATAGAAAGCCTTGATGCCAAGCTGGAAGACCTGCAGCAGGAACTTCTGAAACGAGCCAATGCCAGACAGGATTATGAATACCTTGCTGATGAGATTGACCACTTGCGTGAGAGAAAGCAAAAGGTAATGGCGGATAATGCCGAGCGAGACGGAACAAAACAGCGAATTGCCGAAATGCAGCAGTTCCTTGCCGGGCAGACGGAACAGATTGAGGAATACGATGAAAACTTGGTCAGAAGAATGGTGGAGAAGATAACGGTTTACGAGGAAAAGTTCACTATCGAGTTTAAGTCTGGCATGAGCGTGGATGTAGGGAGATAA
- a CDS encoding DUF2800 domain-containing protein, with protein sequence MPNKQKVNCTVGARETGLDHAVLSASSSHRWLECPPSALQCAKVGDTTSEFAMQGTDAHSLCEHKLKTALGQKSKDPTENLTFFDEEMADCSDMYAQYVMEQLAVAKEKCKDPIVLIEQHLDFSKWVPQGFGTGDCVIVADETLTVIDFKYGVGILVEAEKNPQMMCYALGALQLFDGIYDIDSVTMTIFQPRRDSVSTYTISKEELLKWADEVLSPTAQLAAIGEGEYKAGNHCQFCKVKATCRKRAEYNLELARYDFEMPSTLEDDEIEAILSKVDALVSWAGDIKEYALQQAVSGKEWNDWKIVEGRSNRKYVNETAVVDTVKGAGYDPYEYKVLGVTAMTKLLGKTRFEELLSGFIEKPQGKPTLVPMSDKRPAMNTAANDFKEDK encoded by the coding sequence ATGCCCAATAAACAGAAGGTGAATTGTACTGTAGGTGCAAGAGAGACCGGTCTGGACCACGCAGTCTTATCAGCATCCTCCAGTCACAGGTGGCTGGAGTGTCCGCCATCGGCATTGCAGTGTGCTAAGGTCGGTGACACCACAAGCGAGTTTGCAATGCAGGGCACCGATGCCCACAGCCTTTGCGAACACAAACTGAAAACAGCACTGGGGCAGAAATCGAAAGATCCAACAGAAAACCTTACTTTCTTCGATGAAGAAATGGCGGACTGCTCGGATATGTATGCCCAGTATGTGATGGAGCAGCTTGCTGTGGCAAAAGAAAAATGCAAAGACCCTATTGTTCTAATTGAACAGCATCTTGATTTTTCCAAATGGGTGCCGCAGGGCTTCGGCACCGGGGACTGCGTGATTGTTGCAGATGAAACGCTGACCGTCATTGATTTTAAATACGGTGTCGGCATTCTGGTAGAAGCAGAAAAGAATCCGCAGATGATGTGCTACGCACTGGGAGCCTTACAACTGTTTGACGGTATCTATGATATTGATTCGGTGACCATGACTATCTTCCAGCCAAGGCGGGATAGTGTCAGCACATACACCATTTCCAAAGAAGAACTTCTGAAATGGGCGGATGAAGTGCTGAGTCCAACAGCACAGCTGGCGGCAATAGGCGAGGGCGAATACAAAGCCGGAAACCACTGTCAGTTCTGCAAAGTAAAAGCCACCTGCCGTAAGAGAGCCGAATACAACCTTGAACTTGCACGTTACGATTTTGAGATGCCTTCCACCCTTGAAGATGATGAGATAGAGGCCATTCTTTCAAAAGTTGATGCACTGGTATCTTGGGCAGGCGATATCAAGGAATACGCATTGCAGCAGGCAGTCAGCGGCAAGGAGTGGAATGACTGGAAGATTGTCGAAGGACGCTCCAACAGGAAATATGTTAATGAAACCGCTGTGGTAGATACGGTTAAGGGTGCCGGTTATGACCCATACGAATACAAGGTTCTGGGTGTTACGGCAATGACCAAACTGCTCGGCAAGACAAGATTTGAAGAACTGCTCTCCGGTTTTATCGAAAAACCGCAGGGCAAGCCAACCTTAGTACCTATGTCGGACAAGCGTCCAGCAATGAATACAGCAGCAAACGATTTTAAGGAGGACAAATAA
- a CDS encoding recombinase produces the protein MAHIPYGYKIVNGKAEVDEKQAEAVRKLFDGYIAGLGLKPAAENAGFEIYHGSAGRMLRNTHYLGDEYYPAVIDRERFDKAEEIRMSRASSLGRVRELQDAPKPMADTMFTMPFVERKFADPFEQAEYAYSLIESEVAIVE, from the coding sequence ATGGCACATATACCCTACGGATACAAAATTGTGAATGGAAAAGCAGAAGTCGATGAAAAACAGGCGGAAGCAGTCAGAAAGCTGTTTGACGGCTACATTGCAGGACTTGGATTAAAGCCTGCGGCGGAGAATGCAGGCTTTGAGATTTATCATGGCAGTGCAGGCAGAATGCTGCGAAACACGCATTACCTTGGAGATGAATATTATCCTGCCGTCATCGACAGAGAGCGTTTTGACAAGGCAGAAGAAATTAGAATGTCGAGGGCATCCTCTTTGGGCAGGGTCAGAGAACTGCAGGATGCACCAAAACCAATGGCAGATACAATGTTTACCATGCCGTTTGTTGAGAGAAAATTTGCAGATCCATTTGAACAGGCAGAATATGCCTACAGCTTAATTGAAAGTGAGGTGGCGATAGTTGAATAA
- a CDS encoding DUF2815 family protein, which translates to MSKNYTNPTKVITGVKTRWSYANVWDAKSINGGTPKFSVSLIIPKDDTATVNKIKAAIQSAYEEGQSKLKGNGKTVPALSVLKTPLRDGDLERPDDEAYANSYFINANSASAPGIVDADRQPIIDRSEVYSGVYGRASINFYAFNSNGNKGIACGLNNLQKIKDGEPLGGKSRAEDDFATEDDEDFLS; encoded by the coding sequence ATGTCAAAGAATTATACCAACCCTACCAAGGTAATCACAGGAGTAAAAACACGCTGGTCTTATGCAAATGTGTGGGATGCAAAATCCATCAACGGCGGCACACCTAAGTTCAGCGTGAGCCTTATCATTCCAAAGGACGATACTGCAACGGTCAACAAAATCAAGGCAGCCATCCAGTCTGCTTACGAGGAAGGCCAGTCCAAGCTGAAGGGCAATGGCAAGACAGTGCCTGCACTTTCTGTACTTAAGACTCCGCTTCGTGACGGTGATCTGGAAAGGCCCGATGATGAAGCCTACGCGAACAGCTACTTCATCAATGCCAACAGTGCATCTGCACCTGGTATCGTGGATGCAGACCGTCAGCCTATCATCGACCGCAGCGAGGTATACAGCGGTGTGTATGGCCGTGCATCCATCAATTTCTATGCCTTCAATTCCAACGGAAATAAGGGTATCGCCTGTGGCCTTAATAATCTGCAGAAAATCAAGGATGGTGAGCCGCTTGGTGGCAAGAGCCGTGCCGAGGACGATTTTGCCACTGAAGACGATGAAGATTTTCTCTCTTAA
- a CDS encoding nucleotidyl transferase AbiEii/AbiGii toxin family protein — protein MSSKAMSLKAKIKNYAKSSNIAAQVVLQNYMFERFLARMSESEYSEKFVIKGGMLIAAIVGLDTRSTMDLDTTLKNLPLTEEKVVEAVTNICSIDLGDDVNFETVSIAPIRKDDKYGGFCVRLNAVYDTIVTPLSIDVSTGDVITPSAVQYEFGGIFDDNVRIKLWGYNIETVMAEKVETVLSRGIFNTRPRDYYDIYILCTTQAYDKKLFQEALAATASHRGSTENIADTKAILTLISSSEELQDMWSKYRKKFAYAQDITYEQIIKVLEQMMQS, from the coding sequence ATGAGTTCCAAAGCAATGAGTCTGAAAGCAAAAATAAAAAACTATGCCAAGAGCAGTAATATCGCTGCACAAGTGGTTCTTCAGAATTATATGTTTGAGCGGTTCTTGGCAAGAATGTCTGAGTCAGAATACAGCGAGAAATTTGTTATAAAGGGCGGTATGTTGATTGCAGCTATTGTAGGCTTGGATACCAGATCGACAATGGATTTGGACACCACATTAAAAAACCTTCCGCTGACGGAAGAAAAAGTTGTGGAAGCAGTAACGAACATATGCAGTATTGACCTTGGAGATGATGTGAATTTTGAAACGGTATCCATCGCACCGATTCGCAAAGATGACAAATATGGTGGATTCTGTGTGAGACTTAATGCGGTATATGATACGATAGTTACCCCACTTTCGATAGATGTGTCTACTGGTGATGTGATTACTCCGTCTGCAGTACAGTATGAATTTGGCGGGATTTTTGATGATAATGTCCGTATCAAACTGTGGGGTTATAATATTGAAACGGTAATGGCGGAAAAAGTAGAAACCGTTTTAAGCCGTGGTATATTTAACACAAGACCGAGAGATTATTATGATATTTACATTCTTTGTACAACGCAAGCATATGATAAGAAACTGTTCCAAGAAGCACTCGCAGCCACGGCATCACATAGAGGAAGTACAGAGAATATTGCAGATACAAAAGCCATACTGACATTAATATCTAGCAGTGAAGAATTGCAGGATATGTGGTCGAAGTACCGGAAAAAGTTTGCTTATGCACAGGATATCACTTATGAACAAATCATTAAAGTGCTGGAGCAGATGATGCAGAGTTGA
- a CDS encoding DNA polymerase: MKILSIDIETRSNIDLAKCGVYKYCDTDRFDILLFAYSVNYGAVKVIDLANGEKIPQDILNALEDETVIKTAYNSQFERICLSRYTGYPIGEYLSPNSWNCTMVWASTLGLPKSLAGVGSVLGLEKQKMTEGKDLIKFFCVPNKSGEFNDPVDHLEKWSAFKNYNKRDVEVELQIQQRLIRYPVPEFLWGEFYRSEEINDRGILIDRTLVKNALTMAEKSNAELIDKLKELTGLENPNSVPQIKGWLSQQGLTMDSLGKKEVAKAVKSTEGTLKEVLALRQKSSKSSVKKYVAMENCMCSDDRARGMFGFYSANRTGRWSGKYIQLQNLPQNHMPDLEQARGLVESGNYDAIELLYDDIPDTLSQLIRTAFVPRAGMKFVVADFSAIEARVLSYLAKESWRTAVFADNGDIYCASASAMFGVPVEKHGVNGYLRQKGKIAELALGYGGSVGALKAMGALDMGLEEEELQPLVDSWRAANPNIVRFWWDVDRCVKNTVKNRVTTETHGIRFFYQSGMLFIQLPSGRWLSYVKPRMGENRFGGEAVTYEGVGGTKKWERIESYGPKFVENIVQAISRDILAHSMRTLSHFFVCGHVHDELIIECSMGVSLYAVCEQMGRTPHWISGLLLRADGYECSFYKKD; encoded by the coding sequence ATAAAAATTTTAAGCATCGATATTGAAACACGCAGCAACATCGATTTGGCGAAGTGCGGCGTGTATAAATACTGTGACACAGATAGATTTGATATTTTGCTGTTTGCATACTCCGTTAATTATGGTGCGGTAAAGGTTATCGATCTGGCAAATGGAGAAAAGATTCCACAGGATATTTTGAATGCACTTGAGGATGAAACTGTCATAAAAACCGCGTATAACAGTCAGTTTGAGAGAATCTGTCTCTCTCGATACACCGGATATCCTATTGGAGAGTACTTATCTCCAAATTCATGGAATTGCACGATGGTTTGGGCATCCACGCTGGGCTTGCCTAAATCACTCGCGGGTGTAGGATCTGTACTGGGCCTTGAAAAACAAAAAATGACCGAAGGAAAGGATCTTATCAAGTTTTTTTGTGTGCCAAACAAATCTGGTGAATTTAATGATCCTGTAGACCACCTTGAAAAATGGTCAGCTTTCAAGAACTATAATAAGCGTGATGTTGAGGTTGAACTGCAAATACAGCAACGACTAATCCGTTATCCTGTCCCGGAATTCCTATGGGGAGAGTTCTATCGAAGTGAGGAAATAAATGATAGAGGAATTCTTATAGATCGCACGCTGGTAAAAAATGCTTTAACAATGGCTGAGAAGTCAAACGCAGAGCTTATCGACAAGTTGAAGGAATTAACCGGACTTGAAAACCCAAACAGTGTACCGCAGATTAAAGGTTGGTTGTCTCAACAGGGACTTACTATGGATTCGCTCGGCAAAAAAGAAGTTGCCAAAGCTGTTAAAAGCACAGAGGGAACGCTCAAAGAAGTGCTTGCCTTAAGGCAGAAAAGTTCCAAATCATCTGTAAAAAAGTATGTGGCGATGGAGAATTGTATGTGCTCAGATGACCGTGCCAGAGGAATGTTTGGCTTTTATTCTGCAAACCGAACTGGACGCTGGTCTGGGAAATATATACAGCTGCAAAATCTCCCTCAGAACCATATGCCGGATTTAGAACAGGCGCGAGGTCTGGTGGAGTCCGGCAATTATGATGCGATAGAGCTTCTATATGATGATATCCCGGATACCCTGTCACAGCTTATCCGCACAGCCTTTGTGCCAAGAGCTGGGATGAAGTTTGTGGTGGCGGACTTTTCTGCCATCGAAGCAAGGGTGCTTTCCTATCTTGCCAAGGAAAGCTGGCGAACAGCTGTCTTTGCAGATAACGGGGACATCTATTGTGCATCAGCATCCGCTATGTTTGGTGTTCCTGTGGAAAAGCACGGTGTTAATGGATATCTCCGTCAAAAGGGTAAAATCGCTGAATTGGCTCTCGGCTACGGCGGTTCTGTCGGTGCTCTAAAAGCGATGGGTGCTTTGGATATGGGACTTGAGGAAGAAGAACTTCAGCCACTTGTGGATTCATGGAGAGCCGCCAACCCAAACATTGTGCGTTTTTGGTGGGATGTTGACCGCTGTGTAAAGAATACGGTCAAAAACAGAGTGACCACGGAAACACATGGCATTCGCTTTTTCTACCAGAGCGGAATGCTGTTCATTCAGCTGCCAAGCGGCAGATGGCTTTCCTATGTGAAACCACGTATGGGAGAGAACCGTTTCGGCGGTGAGGCTGTGACCTATGAAGGTGTGGGTGGTACAAAGAAATGGGAACGCATCGAAAGCTATGGACCCAAGTTTGTGGAAAATATCGTGCAGGCAATCAGCAGGGATATTTTGGCTCATTCCATGCGAACGCTGTCGCACTTTTTTGTTTGCGGTCATGTTCATGATGAACTGATTATCGAGTGCAGCATGGGAGTTTCCCTTTATGCTGTGTGTGAACAAATGGGCAGGACTCCGCATTGGATTTCCGGGCTTCTTCTCCGTGCGGATGGATACGAATGCAGCTTCTATAAAAAAGATTAG
- a CDS encoding HNH endonuclease: MKVGIKKEVDSNTVQYYESFYDVVRTPDFDEKSRLLIPNHGMNTIGCSKNKICRFCGKGEDEVNFKKIAHVFPESIGNNALASNYECDVCNQFFGNIIENDYANFFSLYHSIMQVDGKSGIPKCSFKIPCLIRTNECAKYCVDIDFKDSIPSIRKCREVNDQYIKCMNNSMTISKPVGKHCPIAVFKAIVKMAITVMPIEEIPIFSDTIKWILNPEHSNLYNNKKLLVRYKMIPGFNVTKYPHYVLFKRKKTVWDKPYMLFNLTYGCFSLFVEIPRNSDNCPNSEFINIPFPEIPFYTSTEGTWDLSKKDGDKNFKHSITLSFDNMNECTEDVEIRQEKGKKRIMFKSES; encoded by the coding sequence ATGAAAGTCGGTATTAAAAAAGAAGTAGATTCAAACACGGTTCAATATTATGAGTCATTTTATGATGTGGTGCGTACGCCAGATTTTGATGAAAAGTCAAGATTATTAATACCAAATCATGGAATGAACACAATAGGATGTTCAAAAAACAAAATATGTAGGTTTTGCGGTAAAGGCGAAGATGAAGTGAATTTTAAGAAAATTGCACACGTGTTTCCAGAATCTATTGGTAATAATGCTTTAGCATCAAATTATGAGTGTGATGTTTGCAATCAATTTTTTGGTAATATTATTGAAAACGATTATGCTAATTTCTTTAGTCTCTATCATAGCATAATGCAGGTAGATGGCAAGAGTGGAATACCAAAATGTAGTTTTAAAATACCTTGCTTGATACGTACTAATGAATGTGCCAAGTATTGTGTGGATATTGATTTTAAAGATAGTATACCTTCTATTCGCAAATGTAGGGAAGTAAATGATCAGTATATAAAATGCATGAATAATTCAATGACTATTTCAAAACCAGTAGGAAAGCATTGTCCAATTGCGGTATTTAAAGCCATCGTTAAAATGGCAATTACAGTTATGCCAATTGAAGAAATACCGATTTTCTCTGATACAATAAAGTGGATTCTTAATCCAGAACATTCTAATCTGTATAACAATAAAAAATTACTTGTTAGATATAAAATGATTCCCGGATTCAATGTAACAAAATATCCGCATTATGTGTTGTTTAAACGAAAAAAGACTGTTTGGGATAAGCCATATATGCTCTTTAATTTGACATACGGATGTTTTTCATTATTTGTAGAAATACCAAGAAACAGTGATAACTGTCCGAATTCTGAATTTATAAACATTCCATTTCCAGAAATCCCTTTCTATACATCAACAGAAGGAACCTGGGATTTGTCGAAGAAAGATGGAGACAAGAACTTTAAACATAGTATAACTTTGTCTTTCGACAATATGAATGAATGCACCGAGGATGTCGAAATAAGGCAAGAAAAAGGGAAAAAACGAATAATGTTTAAATCAGAGTCATGA
- a CDS encoding type IV toxin-antitoxin system AbiEi family antitoxin domain-containing protein: protein MNINQTIYDQIKKNNNMITTSQVLSLGYSKQLLTNYVKEGLLERCRHGVYTLPNAVHDDMYTLMLRSEKIVFSHDTALFLNGLSERTPFMHTVTIPSNAALPNSLKGECACFYVKPELHDIGIIEKNTTFGNIVRCYNVERTICDFLRCRNRCDEETVISAIKNYALYDKKDLNLLSVYAKQFKVAKDLKKYLEVLL, encoded by the coding sequence ATGAATATCAATCAGACGATTTATGATCAGATTAAAAAGAACAATAATATGATAACCACATCTCAAGTGCTTTCATTAGGATATTCAAAACAACTGCTGACGAATTATGTAAAAGAAGGATTGCTTGAACGATGCAGACATGGTGTCTATACGCTTCCAAATGCGGTGCATGATGATATGTACACTTTGATGCTTCGTTCTGAAAAAATTGTTTTTTCGCATGATACAGCATTGTTTTTGAATGGATTATCAGAACGAACACCATTTATGCATACAGTTACGATTCCAAGCAATGCGGCACTGCCCAATTCTCTGAAAGGCGAATGCGCCTGCTTTTATGTGAAACCGGAGCTGCATGATATTGGGATTATAGAAAAAAATACTACATTCGGAAATATTGTCAGGTGCTATAATGTGGAGAGAACGATTTGTGATTTTCTAAGATGCCGTAATCGCTGTGATGAAGAAACGGTTATCAGTGCTATCAAGAATTATGCTTTGTATGATAAGAAGGATTTGAATCTCCTGTCGGTATATGCGAAGCAGTTCAAGGTGGCAAAAGACTTGAAAAAATATCTAGAGGTGCTGCTATGA
- a CDS encoding NUMOD4 domain-containing protein, whose translation MTDEIWKDIPGYEGKYQASNMGRIKSLARIVTSKNQYGDFEWRTKETILSPGKRDSYGHLSVVLHDHHRKSYGIHQLVMLAFCGEPPMGMEVCHNNCNGSDNHLENLRYDTRTENMIDAYKNGKGKSVLSLDDIDAIRFGLACGISFRELGQMYGVCHQTISKIKRREHYSWMK comes from the coding sequence ATGACAGATGAAATATGGAAAGATATCCCCGGTTACGAAGGGAAATATCAGGCAAGCAATATGGGGAGAATCAAAAGTTTAGCCCGTATTGTTACGAGTAAAAACCAGTATGGTGATTTTGAATGGCGTACCAAGGAAACTATATTATCGCCTGGAAAAAGAGACTCCTATGGTCATTTGTCGGTGGTGCTTCATGACCATCACAGAAAATCATATGGCATCCATCAGTTGGTAATGCTCGCCTTTTGTGGTGAACCGCCTATGGGTATGGAAGTATGCCATAACAATTGCAACGGCTCAGATAATCACCTTGAAAACCTAAGATACGATACCCGCACTGAAAATATGATAGACGCATATAAAAACGGCAAGGGCAAGAGTGTGCTTTCCTTGGATGATATTGACGCCATCCGATTTGGTCTTGCCTGCGGAATAAGCTTCCGTGAACTGGGTCAAATGTATGGGGTGTGCCACCAAACTATAAGCAAAATAAAAAGAAGGGAGCATTATTCGTGGATGAAATAA
- a CDS encoding recombinase family protein has product MKRITKIEENNALSVKTKTRVAAYCRVSTASDEQLISLDTQKAHYEDYIKSNSEWEYAGVFFDEGITGTKKECRDGLNSLIDSCEKGLVDLVITKSISRFSRNTTDCLELVRKLMALNVTVIFEKENINTDTMESELMLSILSSLAESESVSISENNKWSIQKRFQNGTYIISYPPYGYENAGGEMIVVPEQAEVVKKIFEDTLAGKSTHAVAKELNDSGVRSKKGGKWTPGAINAIIRNEKFTGDVIFQKTYTDSQFSRHTNDGELNKYLCENHHEPIVSHEIFEKANEVLNQRGKEKGNGERTERYQNRYGFSGRIKCGECGGVFKRRIHYKPSGSYIAWCCTHHIEDRNSCSMKYITDDGIKTAFLTMMNKLIFAHQMILKPLLHSLQGFDDKDRLLQIQEYETKLEKNMEKRQVLTSLMAGGLLEPALFSKENNALILEEKHLQEEKKQMINSVSGDRTKIEALETLIKFASGSEMLTEYSDEIFLSYVEGIIVLSREKIVFELKCGLKLKERLVG; this is encoded by the coding sequence ATGAAAAGGATAACAAAAATTGAAGAAAATAATGCCTTATCGGTTAAGACGAAAACCCGTGTTGCTGCCTATTGCAGAGTGTCCACGGCAAGCGATGAACAGCTTATCAGCCTTGATACGCAGAAAGCACATTATGAGGATTATATCAAATCCAATAGCGAGTGGGAGTACGCAGGGGTATTTTTTGATGAAGGTATTACTGGCACCAAAAAGGAGTGTCGTGACGGTCTGAATTCCCTGATTGATTCCTGCGAAAAAGGTCTTGTGGACTTGGTCATTACAAAGTCCATCAGCCGATTCAGCAGAAATACAACAGACTGTTTGGAACTGGTAAGAAAGCTGATGGCGCTAAATGTGACCGTGATTTTCGAGAAAGAAAATATTAACACGGATACGATGGAAAGTGAATTGATGCTTTCCATATTAAGCAGTCTTGCGGAAAGCGAGTCGGTGTCCATTTCTGAAAACAATAAATGGTCAATACAAAAACGCTTTCAGAATGGCACCTACATTATTTCCTATCCGCCTTATGGTTATGAAAATGCCGGCGGAGAAATGATTGTTGTGCCGGAGCAGGCAGAGGTTGTCAAAAAGATATTTGAAGATACGCTTGCCGGGAAAAGTACCCATGCCGTTGCAAAGGAACTGAATGACAGCGGTGTGAGAAGCAAGAAAGGCGGAAAATGGACTCCCGGAGCAATCAATGCGATTATTCGCAATGAGAAGTTTACGGGAGATGTTATTTTTCAAAAGACCTACACCGACAGTCAGTTTAGCCGCCACACCAATGATGGCGAGTTAAATAAATATCTGTGTGAAAATCATCATGAGCCGATTGTAAGCCACGAAATTTTTGAAAAGGCAAATGAGGTCCTGAATCAGCGTGGCAAGGAAAAAGGCAATGGAGAGCGAACCGAACGCTATCAGAATCGTTATGGCTTCTCAGGCAGAATCAAGTGCGGAGAGTGCGGCGGAGTCTTTAAAAGAAGAATCCACTATAAGCCCAGCGGAAGTTACATTGCTTGGTGCTGCACCCATCATATCGAGGACAGGAACTCCTGTTCCATGAAGTACATTACGGATGATGGCATAAAGACGGCGTTCCTTACTATGATGAATAAACTGATATTTGCCCATCAGATGATATTAAAGCCACTGCTTCACAGCCTGCAGGGATTTGATGATAAGGATAGGCTTCTACAGATACAGGAATATGAAACTAAACTGGAAAAGAATATGGAGAAAAGGCAGGTGCTGACGAGCCTTATGGCAGGCGGACTATTAGAGCCAGCACTTTTTAGCAAGGAAAACAATGCTTTGATTTTGGAAGAAAAGCATTTGCAGGAAGAAAAGAAACAAATGATAAATTCCGTCAGCGGTGACAGGACAAAGATTGAAGCCTTGGAGACACTTATAAAATTTGCATCCGGCAGTGAGATGCTGACGGAATATTCGGATGAGATATTCCTTTCCTATGTAGAAGGGATTATCGTGCTTTCAAGAGAAAAAATCGTCTTTGAACTGAAGTGTGGACTGAAATTAAAGGAAAGGTTGGTGGGATAA
- a CDS encoding SHOCT domain-containing protein — protein MNDENKTVTKITEPDSLPVLMKSRMTEEQLCGDYKYCMAQKMTKALLDKDLISVDEFNKISERNRQAFSPYLAEIMP, from the coding sequence ATGAATGATGAGAATAAAACAGTAACGAAAATTACAGAGCCGGACAGTTTACCTGTCCTTATGAAATCACGCATGACGGAGGAACAGCTGTGCGGTGATTATAAATATTGTATGGCACAGAAAATGACAAAAGCATTGCTTGATAAGGACCTGATTTCTGTGGATGAATTCAACAAAATCAGCGAAAGAAACCGCCAAGCTTTCTCTCCATATTTAGCTGAAATTATGCCATAA